One stretch of Acetomicrobium thermoterrenum DSM 13490 DNA includes these proteins:
- a CDS encoding ATP-grasp domain-containing protein → MRVLLVGVSTRAIAQSALKAGLNIVAVDYFGDLDQSLIIPSLAVGRDFGLPFSEESIVKVCSLIEYDAVIYTGGADIKPSLIRFISKDKLLLGNDSDVLRDIRDPVTLRDACRTMRINFPTTLLPDETSNMDLNEGWLVKPVYGGSGFGIRFYEGEELGEGFYIQKFVSGLPASASFLSNGKGCQLLGMTRQLIGDELLGGSGFKWCGNVFPLSPDFAGLADVISQWGEKVVGHFGLKGLFGIDFILGGDERPCLVEINPRYTASMELIEPYINMSLLALHTLACEGKLEEVSLVNTSEFVSKGIVYAKADSVTPDTSSWLGMHADIPFPGESIPKGSPVCSVFGKGISEGGCLFHLYERANEVYRELRSDDCHERRKD, encoded by the coding sequence TTGAGGGTCTTACTCGTAGGAGTGAGCACAAGGGCTATAGCGCAGTCCGCATTAAAGGCGGGCCTAAATATCGTTGCTGTCGACTATTTCGGAGATCTTGATCAAAGTCTCATAATTCCCAGTTTGGCAGTAGGAAGGGATTTTGGTCTTCCTTTTAGCGAGGAATCGATCGTTAAAGTTTGTTCCTTGATCGAATATGATGCCGTTATTTATACCGGGGGAGCAGATATCAAGCCCTCTCTTATACGTTTTATTTCGAAAGACAAGTTATTGTTGGGCAACGATTCCGATGTTTTGCGCGACATCAGAGATCCTGTAACATTGCGCGACGCCTGTCGCACAATGAGGATTAATTTCCCAACGACCTTGCTGCCCGATGAAACGAGCAATATGGATCTTAATGAAGGTTGGTTGGTGAAACCGGTGTATGGTGGAAGCGGTTTTGGTATCCGTTTTTATGAGGGGGAGGAGCTAGGAGAAGGATTTTACATTCAAAAGTTCGTGTCAGGTCTTCCAGCCTCAGCGTCTTTCTTGTCTAACGGAAAGGGCTGTCAGCTTCTAGGCATGACACGACAGCTCATAGGTGATGAATTGCTTGGGGGTTCGGGCTTTAAGTGGTGCGGCAACGTGTTTCCCCTTTCGCCTGATTTTGCTGGTCTGGCAGATGTGATATCACAATGGGGAGAGAAAGTGGTGGGTCATTTTGGCCTGAAAGGCCTGTTCGGTATAGATTTTATATTAGGCGGAGACGAAAGGCCCTGTTTAGTGGAGATCAATCCTCGATACACGGCTTCTATGGAGCTGATTGAACCCTATATCAACATGTCCTTACTCGCCCTCCACACATTGGCTTGCGAGGGCAAGCTGGAAGAGGTATCCTTGGTCAATACGTCAGAATTCGTCTCTAAAGGCATAGTTTATGCCAAAGCAGATTCAGTGACCCCCGATACATCCAGTTGGCTTGGGATGCATGCCGACATTCCATTTCCAGGCGAGAGCATTCCCAAGGGTTCTCCTGTATGTAGCGTATTTGGTAAAGGTATAAGCGAAGGAGGCTGTCTTTTCCATCTATATGAAAGAGCAAATGAGGTATATCGAGAGTTAAGAAGCGACGATTGTCATGAAAGGCGGAAAGATTGA
- a CDS encoding NADP-dependent methylenetetrahydromethanopterin/methylenetetrahydrofolate dehydrogenase, with translation MKKILLQLDCDSLPSVFDAVTAYDAGADIVLQYGNITKENVRDLVYGVMFTRGGDNLKFSAIFIGGSKVIEAAEILEIVKSTFFGNVRNSVMFDPSGCNTTAAAAVAKMTKECDVKGQKVVVLAGTGPVGQRAAAMFAMEGAKVFVTSRKLEKAKRSAEEIKAMFGLEANACAAFDDESTKEALDGAVAALCTGAPGVTLIGEELWKGHPTLRVLGDVNAVPPLGVEGMKSSFNGEVVEGKVLFGSMGIGGLKMRVHRACVAKLFEKNDIVYDAKSILEMAKELS, from the coding sequence TTGAAAAAAATCCTGCTTCAATTGGATTGCGATTCTTTGCCCAGCGTTTTCGATGCCGTAACAGCTTATGACGCCGGAGCTGATATCGTCCTGCAATATGGAAATATAACGAAAGAAAACGTCAGGGATTTAGTTTATGGAGTTATGTTTACCCGCGGAGGAGACAATTTGAAATTCAGCGCCATTTTTATAGGCGGTTCCAAGGTAATTGAGGCTGCCGAAATACTTGAAATAGTAAAAAGTACATTTTTCGGCAATGTGAGGAATTCAGTCATGTTCGATCCCAGTGGTTGCAATACCACAGCTGCTGCTGCAGTTGCAAAGATGACCAAAGAATGCGACGTAAAGGGACAAAAGGTAGTTGTTTTGGCGGGTACCGGTCCCGTAGGACAACGGGCTGCAGCGATGTTTGCCATGGAAGGAGCAAAGGTCTTTGTTACATCCAGAAAGCTGGAAAAGGCAAAAAGGTCTGCGGAAGAGATAAAGGCTATGTTTGGTTTGGAAGCAAATGCATGTGCCGCCTTCGACGATGAAAGCACGAAAGAAGCCCTTGATGGTGCTGTAGCCGCTCTTTGCACCGGAGCGCCCGGAGTTACTTTAATCGGGGAGGAGTTGTGGAAGGGCCATCCTACTTTGCGAGTCCTTGGGGATGTCAATGCTGTGCCGCCCCTTGGCGTGGAGGGGATGAAATCTTCTTTCAACGGAGAGGTGGTAGAGGGGAAGGTATTGTTTGGTTCCATGGGAATCGGCGGACTCAAGATGAGAGTGCACAGGGCATGCGTTGCAAAACTTTTCGAGAAAAACGACATCGTCTATGACGCAAAATCGATATTAGAGATGGCCAAGGAGCTTTCCTAA
- a CDS encoding molybdopterin dinucleotide binding domain-containing protein, with the protein MKGGKIDVQVCTLISGRTLEQAKGMHGGKNNDGYKKAVEKAFLSPLLLEKLGLSEGEEILLTTPYGSVRVKTCADMGLPEDVVFMPMGPMVNLLVGPETEGTGMPSFKGLKVEVDKAR; encoded by the coding sequence ATGAAAGGCGGAAAGATTGACGTGCAAGTTTGTACTTTGATATCCGGACGGACGCTGGAGCAGGCCAAGGGCATGCATGGCGGTAAAAATAATGACGGCTATAAAAAAGCAGTCGAAAAGGCCTTTTTATCGCCCCTGCTTCTGGAAAAACTTGGTTTAAGTGAGGGAGAGGAGATTTTATTGACGACTCCCTATGGAAGTGTGCGGGTAAAGACGTGCGCAGACATGGGATTGCCTGAAGACGTGGTTTTCATGCCCATGGGCCCAATGGTCAACCTTCTGGTAGGACCCGAGACTGAGGGGACAGGTATGCCATCCTTTAAGGGCTTAAAAGTGGAGGTCGACAAGGCGCGATGA